A single Bacillus sp. HMF5848 DNA region contains:
- the treR gene encoding trehalose operon repressor translates to MRNKYVTIYEDLCQQIKNGLLPANTKLPSENELATCYKTSRETIRKALHLLSQNGYIQKIQGKGSIVIDVRKFDFPVSGLVSFKELTNTLGQTSRTIVNEMSLEYAKEPMLSLLNVGKKDYVWKVIRTREIAGEKIILDKDYLLQSSVPTLTKSVCEDSIYDYLENELGLHISFAKKEITVEEPTTEDFELLDITGYHNIVVIRSFVYLDDATVFQYTESRHRPDKFKFVDFARRNPT, encoded by the coding sequence ATGTGACGATTTATGAGGACTTGTGTCAGCAAATAAAAAATGGTCTACTTCCAGCAAACACGAAGCTACCATCCGAGAATGAGTTAGCAACGTGTTACAAAACATCAAGGGAGACAATACGGAAAGCGTTGCACTTGTTGTCTCAAAACGGATATATTCAAAAGATACAAGGAAAAGGATCTATCGTAATCGATGTAAGGAAATTTGATTTTCCCGTATCAGGTCTCGTGAGTTTCAAAGAATTGACAAACACTTTAGGTCAGACATCACGTACAATTGTTAATGAGATGTCTCTAGAGTATGCTAAAGAGCCTATGCTGTCTTTACTCAATGTAGGTAAAAAAGATTATGTTTGGAAGGTTATCCGAACGAGAGAAATAGCAGGAGAAAAAATTATTCTTGATAAGGATTACCTGCTTCAAAGCTCTGTACCTACCTTAACGAAAAGTGTTTGTGAAGATTCGATATACGATTATCTAGAGAATGAGCTCGGGTTACATATTAGCTTCGCCAAGAAAGAAATTACAGTGGAAGAGCCTACGACGGAGGATTTTGAGTTATTAGATATTACAGGCTATCACAACATTGTTGTCATCCGTAGCTTTGTTTATTTAGATGATGCAACGGTGTTTCAGTATACCGAATCGCGTCATCGACCAGATAAGTTTAAATTTGTCGATTTTGCCCGTCGAAATCCAACATAA